A single genomic interval of Stieleria maiorica harbors:
- a CDS encoding PSD1 and planctomycete cytochrome C domain-containing protein, which produces MITSQVSNGRAVIRIAVGLGLAICLSSAAGPSGSPALANDTSPANKISFSGDVRPILAEYCVQCHGPDDQERQADLRLDSRDDRTSDVIVAGAPDESELILRLTTEDLEMRMPPPELQKRPTANEIEILRRWIDQGATFERHWSYQPIGDPDVPEPSGDASTEIDRFIVAALEKNGLTLAPRLDRRRLIRRATFDLIGLPPSPAEVEAFVDDAAADDVAFAKVIDRLLQSPRYGERWGRHWLDIARYADTHGGSAIGFTRFPFSYTYRDYVIGAFNDDLPYDEFVRQQLAADQLDLPANDPALAALGFLTVGMQFRSVHDLIDDQIDVVTRGLMGMTVACARCHDHKFDEIPTTDYYALYATLASSTSPDDLPVLGEPSPTDQLRDYQRRLEERQTIYRDMARDQIEVMRNRLRSQVGLYLTELAKGVPEQDLSAAFLSYRTDDVRPVVLNRWRTYLGTLSEQDPVFFAWIRLRETPADQFQAACEQLVQTLKAENGDPAKYKDMHNMSVEAPIWNPRVLDALAEAKPASLIELAAVYGELFTEVHLGWLTALHEASMEATPTGDLITDEDPRHAEINSAINQQLRRHLYESGTPTDVPDEIAVKMLNRTVSDKLSGKRGTIHALHLNSPGSPPRGMVLTESEAPPETRVFLRGNPTSRGERVEARFLTAVAPYNHQPFADGKRRRGLAESIVNPENPLTRRVIVNWIWRHHFGQGLVRTPDDLGTRGTPPTHPQLLDHLATAFAEDGWSIKKMHRRIMLSDVYQQASVENTEARQRDAENRLLWRMPRKRVEMEAMRDAMLAVSGELDTTNIGGRPFDLETVPLVPRRSVYGFINRDIISNLSSTFDGADPTTCTVKRPDTLVPQQTLYALNSAFIQDRAAAVARLAMNASATNEDRVEWLYRRIYLRPPDQEERDLALAFVTRTQNNDETQINDAASDDRWAQLAHAMLASNEFIFLD; this is translated from the coding sequence ATGATTACCAGCCAAGTTTCGAACGGCCGCGCGGTCATCCGCATTGCAGTTGGACTGGGCTTGGCGATCTGTCTGAGCTCGGCAGCCGGCCCGAGTGGTTCGCCTGCTTTGGCGAATGACACCAGCCCGGCAAACAAGATCAGTTTCAGCGGCGACGTGCGACCGATCCTGGCGGAGTACTGTGTCCAGTGCCATGGCCCGGACGATCAAGAACGCCAAGCCGACTTGCGGCTGGACAGCCGCGACGACAGGACGAGCGACGTCATCGTCGCGGGCGCCCCCGATGAGAGCGAATTGATCTTGAGGTTGACGACCGAAGACCTGGAGATGCGGATGCCGCCCCCGGAATTGCAAAAGCGCCCCACGGCGAACGAGATCGAGATTCTACGTCGTTGGATCGATCAGGGGGCAACGTTTGAGCGACATTGGTCCTATCAACCGATCGGCGACCCAGACGTTCCCGAGCCCAGCGGTGACGCATCTACCGAGATCGATCGCTTTATCGTCGCGGCACTGGAGAAGAACGGGCTCACGCTCGCTCCGCGACTGGATCGCCGAAGACTCATTCGGCGAGCGACTTTCGATTTGATCGGATTGCCTCCCTCGCCCGCTGAGGTCGAAGCGTTCGTCGACGACGCCGCGGCAGACGACGTTGCGTTCGCCAAGGTGATCGATCGATTGCTCCAGTCGCCTCGTTATGGCGAACGCTGGGGCCGACATTGGCTGGACATCGCTCGCTATGCCGACACCCATGGCGGCTCGGCCATCGGTTTCACGCGGTTTCCGTTTTCATACACCTATCGAGACTATGTGATCGGTGCGTTCAACGATGACCTGCCCTACGACGAATTCGTCCGACAGCAACTGGCGGCCGATCAATTGGACCTGCCGGCCAACGATCCCGCCCTGGCCGCGTTGGGGTTCCTGACCGTGGGCATGCAGTTTCGTAGCGTGCATGATCTGATTGACGACCAGATCGACGTGGTCACCCGAGGACTGATGGGGATGACCGTCGCCTGTGCCCGCTGCCACGACCACAAATTCGACGAAATCCCCACGACGGACTACTACGCCCTGTACGCGACCCTGGCCAGCAGCACGTCGCCGGACGATTTACCGGTGCTGGGCGAACCATCGCCGACCGACCAGCTGCGCGACTACCAACGCCGACTCGAAGAACGGCAAACGATCTATCGCGATATGGCGCGTGATCAGATCGAAGTGATGCGAAACCGATTGCGCAGCCAAGTCGGTTTGTACTTGACCGAATTGGCCAAGGGGGTGCCCGAACAGGATCTGTCGGCGGCGTTCCTGTCGTACCGCACCGATGACGTGCGTCCCGTTGTTCTGAATCGTTGGCGGACCTACTTGGGCACGCTGAGCGAACAGGATCCGGTGTTCTTTGCGTGGATCCGCCTCCGGGAAACTCCCGCGGACCAATTTCAAGCTGCGTGCGAACAACTGGTGCAGACATTAAAAGCGGAGAACGGCGATCCCGCGAAGTATAAAGACATGCACAACATGAGCGTGGAGGCTCCGATATGGAATCCGCGAGTCCTGGATGCTCTCGCAGAAGCCAAACCGGCGTCGCTGATCGAACTGGCCGCTGTCTACGGCGAACTGTTCACCGAAGTGCACCTCGGTTGGTTGACGGCGTTGCACGAAGCGTCCATGGAAGCGACGCCGACCGGGGATCTGATCACCGACGAAGATCCGCGACACGCTGAAATCAATAGCGCGATCAATCAGCAGCTGCGGCGGCACCTGTACGAATCCGGTACCCCGACCGACGTACCGGACGAAATCGCTGTCAAAATGCTGAATCGCACGGTATCGGACAAATTGTCGGGAAAACGCGGTACGATCCATGCCTTGCATTTGAACTCGCCCGGTTCGCCGCCACGCGGCATGGTGTTGACCGAATCCGAAGCGCCGCCCGAAACCCGCGTGTTCCTACGCGGCAATCCGACCAGCCGTGGCGAGCGGGTCGAAGCGCGGTTCCTGACCGCGGTTGCTCCCTACAACCACCAGCCCTTTGCCGATGGAAAGCGTCGTCGCGGCCTGGCCGAATCCATCGTAAATCCCGAAAACCCACTGACCCGACGTGTGATCGTGAACTGGATTTGGCGGCACCATTTCGGCCAGGGGCTCGTCCGTACTCCCGATGATCTGGGGACTCGCGGCACACCGCCCACGCATCCGCAGCTGCTGGATCACTTGGCCACCGCGTTTGCCGAAGACGGCTGGTCGATCAAAAAGATGCACCGCCGGATCATGTTGTCCGACGTGTACCAGCAGGCGTCCGTCGAGAACACCGAAGCGCGTCAGCGCGACGCGGAGAACCGCTTGCTGTGGCGGATGCCGCGCAAACGTGTGGAAATGGAAGCGATGCGAGATGCGATGCTGGCCGTATCGGGCGAGCTGGACACGACGAACATCGGCGGTCGACCGTTTGATCTGGAAACCGTGCCGCTGGTGCCTCGCCGCAGCGTGTACGGGTTCATCAATCGCGACATCATCTCCAATTTGTCCAGCACCTTTGACGGTGCGGACCCGACAACCTGCACCGTCAAACGTCCCGACACCCTGGTGCCCCAGCAAACGCTGTACGCCCTGAATTCCGCCTTCATTCAGGACCGGGCTGCCGCGGTCGCCAGGCTGGCGATGAATGCTTCGGCAACAAACGAAGATCGAGTGGAATGGCTGTACCGTCGGATCTACTTACGCCCGCCCGATCAAGAAGAACGGGACCTGGCGCTCGCCTTTGTCACTCGCACGCAGAATAACGACGAAACACAGATTAACGACGCAGCGTCCGACGATCGATGGGCCCAGCTGGCGCATGCCATGTTGGCCTCCAACGAATTCATTTTTCTGGATTGA
- a CDS encoding DUF1501 domain-containing protein, giving the protein MDNTFLSPRRQFLRRCGLGVGSLALADMLAGPSANAGSATHFPARAEHVIHIFLNGGMSQVDTFDPKPELTRRSGQMLPFDNLQTERKTGVALASPFQFQQHGECGMPISDLFPRVAECADELAVIRSMYAELPSHEMMLMLMNTGHSRLVRPSFGSWLTWGMGSENQNLPGFVALCPGGLPVAGAGNWQSAFLPGSYQGTLVDTAQTDPTKLIRHIRNERMSKSDQLAQLEILQALNARHLAERPREADLEARIQSFDLAYRMQMEATDAFDTNQEPEHVLRLYGDGIQNRQLLLARRLVERGVRFVQVWHGAGQPWDSHNNIKDAHRTVASQCDQGIAGLIKDLKQRGLLSKTLILCSGEFGRTPSVELGQNGSGASQGRDHNHWGFSLWMAGGGIKGGTIYGATDEFGFKAVENPVSVHDLHATMLHLLGFDHERLTYRYAGRDYRLTDLSGHVVDDVIASLPLHAPLD; this is encoded by the coding sequence ATGGACAACACCTTCCTCTCGCCCCGCCGGCAGTTTCTCCGCCGCTGTGGGCTGGGCGTCGGATCACTGGCGCTGGCCGACATGCTGGCCGGCCCGTCGGCTAACGCCGGTTCAGCAACCCATTTTCCTGCGCGCGCCGAGCATGTGATTCACATCTTTCTTAATGGTGGCATGTCGCAGGTGGATACCTTCGACCCGAAACCAGAACTGACCCGCCGATCCGGGCAGATGTTGCCGTTTGATAATCTGCAGACCGAACGCAAAACGGGCGTCGCCCTGGCGTCGCCGTTTCAGTTCCAACAGCACGGTGAATGTGGGATGCCGATCAGCGACTTGTTCCCGCGAGTCGCCGAGTGTGCGGACGAGTTGGCTGTGATTCGTTCCATGTACGCCGAATTGCCCAGCCACGAAATGATGCTGATGTTGATGAACACCGGCCATTCCCGTTTGGTGCGTCCCAGTTTCGGATCGTGGCTGACCTGGGGCATGGGCAGCGAAAATCAGAATTTGCCCGGGTTTGTGGCCCTGTGTCCGGGCGGATTGCCGGTCGCGGGTGCCGGCAACTGGCAATCGGCGTTTCTGCCCGGCAGCTACCAGGGCACGTTGGTCGACACGGCTCAGACGGATCCGACGAAACTGATTCGTCACATTCGCAACGAGCGGATGTCAAAGTCGGATCAACTCGCTCAGCTGGAGATCTTGCAGGCACTCAATGCCAGGCACCTGGCGGAGCGTCCGCGCGAAGCGGATCTGGAAGCACGGATCCAGTCCTTTGACCTCGCCTACCGAATGCAAATGGAAGCCACCGACGCTTTCGATACTAACCAGGAACCGGAACACGTCTTGAGGCTGTACGGTGACGGGATTCAAAATCGCCAACTGCTTCTGGCACGGCGTTTGGTCGAACGCGGTGTGCGATTCGTGCAAGTCTGGCACGGCGCCGGTCAGCCCTGGGACAGTCACAACAACATCAAGGACGCCCATCGCACGGTGGCAAGCCAGTGTGATCAAGGGATCGCGGGCCTGATCAAAGATCTCAAGCAACGGGGGCTGCTGAGCAAGACGTTGATCCTGTGCAGTGGGGAATTCGGACGCACGCCGTCGGTTGAACTGGGGCAAAACGGATCGGGCGCAAGCCAGGGACGCGATCATAACCACTGGGGTTTTTCGCTTTGGATGGCAGGCGGGGGCATCAAGGGGGGGACGATCTACGGTGCGACCGACGAATTCGGCTTCAAAGCCGTCGAGAACCCGGTTTCGGTGCATGACCTGCACGCCACGATGTTGCATTTATTGGGCTTCGATCACGAACGTTTGACGTACCGATATGCGGGCCGCGATTACCGTCTGACCGATCTGTCGGGGCACGTCGTCGACGACGTCATCGCGTCCCTACCGCTGCACGCACCACTCGATTAA
- a CDS encoding alpha/beta hydrolase family protein: MIKTIWLVLLFPVAASQAAENLTVLGGRTDNTAQWIDWSDPGLMLVHHLNGLTRDCLAAREAEIADLETSEDWQQRQAKVRRTLDEILGPWPDRSPLNARVTGVINKDGYRVEKIVFESMPNFFVTGALFIPEGHSGRGPAILDVIGHSAQAFRRDIYQNVILNLVHKGFVVFTIDPLGQGERLQYVDPATGRSTVGGSTQEHSHAGVQCFLSGRSIARYFTWDGIRAIDYLLTRPEVDPDRIGATGLSGGGTQSSYIGAVDPRVAAVAPTGFITSISRLLGSIGPQDAEQVFYRGPLLGIDHADLLEVRAPEPTLQVTTTRDFFSIQGARETAAEVRRAFNALGHPQHFDHVEDDFEHGFTKQNNEATFAFFQRFLQLPGNAQEVAYPFLSEAELTVTETGQVSTALSSETVFSINRRETQPLLKQLEAERQDLSQHLPKVVNDAKRLSGYRALQPSAVPVFRGQYQREGYRVEKWALPGEGQTVIPTLVFVPDQNDAPRPPRPAIIYAHDQGKASDAAVGGVIEELVHNGYIVAAPDLLGYGETSYRFTRGHAPVQPFFNALMSGRSVAGINAGDAIRVFQFLQNREDVKPDQIGAVAIGDVGPALLHAAAFEPAIQWLVLVESLLDYQSIVTHPLYDVNADSLVAAALTAYDLPDLLASIAPRRVALLQPSTHRGTAAEQDTITASLDFVRRHSQDRLKIETQSSTLKPLIEWCVQR, translated from the coding sequence AGACATCCGAGGATTGGCAACAGCGGCAGGCCAAGGTGCGTCGGACCTTGGACGAGATTCTCGGCCCCTGGCCCGACCGCTCTCCACTCAATGCCCGTGTGACCGGCGTCATCAACAAGGATGGCTACCGGGTCGAGAAGATCGTGTTTGAATCGATGCCAAACTTCTTCGTCACCGGAGCATTGTTTATCCCCGAGGGACATTCCGGCCGCGGACCCGCGATTTTGGACGTGATCGGACATTCCGCTCAAGCATTCCGGCGAGACATCTATCAGAACGTGATCCTGAATCTGGTGCACAAGGGTTTTGTGGTGTTCACCATCGACCCGCTAGGACAGGGCGAACGGTTGCAGTATGTCGATCCCGCAACTGGTCGATCGACCGTCGGTGGGTCAACTCAAGAGCATTCGCATGCCGGGGTCCAGTGTTTTCTATCCGGGCGGTCGATCGCCCGCTACTTCACTTGGGATGGCATTCGCGCGATCGATTATCTGTTGACCCGCCCCGAGGTCGATCCGGATCGCATCGGAGCGACCGGCTTGTCGGGCGGGGGCACGCAAAGCAGCTACATCGGGGCGGTGGACCCGCGAGTCGCCGCGGTGGCGCCCACCGGGTTCATCACCAGCATCAGCCGGCTGTTGGGGTCGATCGGACCGCAGGACGCAGAACAGGTATTTTATCGTGGTCCCCTGCTGGGCATCGATCATGCCGATCTGCTGGAAGTGCGAGCGCCCGAGCCGACCCTGCAAGTCACCACGACACGCGACTTTTTCAGCATCCAGGGCGCCCGCGAAACGGCGGCAGAAGTGCGGCGGGCTTTTAACGCACTCGGCCATCCCCAGCATTTTGATCACGTCGAAGACGACTTTGAACACGGCTTTACGAAGCAGAACAACGAAGCCACTTTTGCGTTTTTTCAACGCTTCTTGCAACTCCCCGGCAACGCACAGGAGGTCGCGTATCCGTTTTTATCGGAAGCCGAATTGACGGTGACCGAGACGGGACAGGTTTCCACCGCACTCAGCAGCGAGACCGTGTTCAGCATCAACCGCCGGGAAACGCAGCCCTTGCTGAAGCAGCTGGAAGCCGAACGCCAAGATCTTTCGCAGCACCTGCCCAAGGTGGTCAATGACGCCAAACGGTTGTCCGGCTACCGTGCCCTCCAACCCTCGGCGGTTCCGGTCTTTCGGGGGCAATATCAACGCGAGGGTTATCGGGTGGAAAAGTGGGCGCTGCCAGGCGAGGGCCAAACCGTGATTCCCACCTTGGTCTTCGTCCCCGATCAGAACGACGCACCGCGGCCCCCACGGCCGGCGATCATTTACGCGCATGACCAGGGCAAGGCCAGCGACGCGGCGGTGGGCGGCGTCATCGAGGAGCTGGTGCATAACGGGTACATCGTCGCGGCGCCCGACTTGTTGGGATACGGCGAAACCAGCTATCGCTTCACGCGGGGACACGCCCCGGTGCAACCTTTTTTTAATGCGTTGATGTCCGGCCGCAGCGTGGCGGGGATCAACGCCGGCGACGCAATTCGCGTGTTCCAGTTTTTACAAAACCGCGAGGACGTGAAGCCCGACCAGATCGGAGCCGTGGCCATCGGCGACGTGGGGCCGGCGCTGCTGCACGCGGCCGCGTTTGAACCTGCGATTCAATGGTTGGTGCTGGTCGAATCCTTGCTGGACTACCAGAGCATCGTCACGCATCCGCTATATGACGTGAACGCCGACTCGCTGGTCGCGGCCGCGTTAACCGCCTACGACCTGCCCGATTTGCTGGCCAGCATCGCACCGCGTCGTGTCGCCTTGTTGCAGCCGAGCACGCACCGGGGAACCGCAGCGGAACAGGACACGATCACCGCATCGCTGGATTTTGTCCGGAGGCATTCGCAAGACAGACTGAAGATCGAAACGCAATCCAGCACCCTGAAGCCGTTAATCGAGTGGTGCGTGCAGCGGTAG